TCCCTATTCAGTACTGaaagataaaaagtaattaCTTATTTACTTGATGCATAGAATATGGATGGCTCTTCCATCTCATCTGTCACTAAACAAGAGATTCACTGATGAAAACTGTTGATGTTGCAAAGTACGAAGGGGTATTTGCTATTctcattttattcatttaacagATGTTAAGTTACAGCTGCAAAGAAGGAGAATATCCACCGTTTCCTCTGCTCTGGCTGAGACTGCAGCTTCAATGGCAGTAGCTGTAACTTTCGTTGGTGCAGCAGCTACTCTTATCGTAAAGAGATCCAAAACTTCTGAACCAGCACAGGTCAGAACCCCTCGTTATTGATAGTATCAGAAAAATGATTAATTGTACTTACTAACTCAGCAATATGCCATGCTACTGAAAAACAACCTTGCTTGTCCAAACAATTAACAAAGGCTTCTCTATACTTCAACTTTTCAATGGTTGTTGCAGTTGTAGTTTTAGTGTAATGTATAGATTGAACTAGCGGAATTCACATATCTTATGTGACATCACTAATTCTGTTTCACTAAAGAAATTTCATGGAAAAATTAATTGTGACGATTAGCTCTAAATTATGTGTAGCAGACTATCTGCTGAAGAACTCTATCAAATGGTTAAACTGTCTAATGGAGGGGAGTAATAGACAGTCTAGAAGTGGTGCGTCAGACAGTTTATTAGGacaaacatttattaaatttagctGTCTTGACGGTTTTCTGTTCTATATATGAATACCTTTATGaacttaaatattataactGAAATTGTGTTAGACTTATTGTGTATAGAACCTTCCAAGATCAATGAgtgttttctttcaattttattcttgtgTTTTGTTACATTGTTATTGTTGAGAACCCAACATTAATAGGGTTAATCTTTCATATCTCTTGACAACTTGGTAAGTGCTTTCCCCTCATTGATTTATGGGCCAACTCAATTTTATAAGGAAAAAGATTCTTTGACACTAATAGTTACTATTTGACAATCCATTATAGGAGTAAAGTGGTTCTAACAAAAGTGAACTTTTGCATTTGTAAAGAAAAATGGGGTAAAGAAGGAAAAAACGATGATTAAATTGTGTGCTGAATTTCGCACTGTTTATCTAAATTAAGTTTTTGATTTGAAATTAAAGATTCAATCCAAAGCATGTGAAGATTGTGGAGGTTCTGGTATATGTTCTGAATGCAATGGTGAAGGATTCGTTCTTAGGAAACGTTCTGGTGAAAGTTCTGATCAGGCAAGAGTGCCAGCTAAGAATATGGCGACTCGATTCACAGATCGGTACTATTTTCTTACATCTCTTTtcctcaaataattattttttcagtttAGCCATTCGAGTGGATTACTTATACCAGGCTTCCAAAGAAGTGGAGCTATTGTACAAAATGCTCTTCTGGTCGATCCTGTTCAACCTGTGGTGGCAGTGGAAAACTAAGTTACTAGTTTAGAACTGCATGCTGTCAACCTAGCTAGCTCATCAGTACTACCGTTTACACACATGCTCTTGTTGAAGTCACGGTTCAGAATGAGGCAACATAATGAACTCAACGCTTATTCGTGATTCACATCCACTTTGATTTCCTTGATCCATTCTGCATGAAGCAAAATTCTATGTATATGCATTTCAATGGAAGTGTATAGTGAGTTTTTACTTGATTTGGAGAGGTTTTGAGTTTAACATATGTGGGGTCTTGATAGAATAGGATTTGAGTTGAACTAACAAGCATATTAATATACTCCTCTTGCAAATTGATGGATGGCCATTCAGATTATTTGTAGCATGATAAAAAATCTACGCTTCATCTCAAGGGAGAGTATTAACATGTATGGTTAAGAAAACATGGTTTTAGTACACACAGAACCTTGAAAACAAAAGTTGTGAATCTACTGAAAGAAATAAAGATGGAGTATGAGTATTTAAAGATGAGAAATCATATATGAAAACCTATTTCTTTTAAACACCTAATggattttcattaattatttctcttttcttattacATTAATagctatttttctttctttacgcatcatttaaatatttaatttcgtATGATAAAAAGAGAGATAAATATGCCAATTTGGTGTTTAAACTGCTTAAGCAGATAAACAATTTCTTCAATCTTGTTGGCTTCTTCAGTGTCTGTACCATTACTGGaatgaaaaatactaataatttatgTGCGTGGCCAAAAACTGACAATAGCTCACAGACATATATCACACTACTTGTACTTTGTCTGGCATTTGACATTGTCAAACACAAAGGTTAGCATTTGCCGTCCGAAGAAGTTGGAATTGAATGAAACAGGAAGTAGCATATACGCAGCATACGACAGATAGTGGTTAGCAGACGTAAGCACGTTACCCAtgtaattaacaaataaaatttacaaaaggGTTCGATGCAACACTTCGGAGTTCACACTGAACCCAAGCCaagttaatgtttttaattattgaaatcaCATTGTGTTGGTCAGATATTAGGCAACTTACCTTAAACAAATCTTCAATAATGGAGTTTAggaattaatatatgaattcaATCACTGATTCCATTCCACTAATTAATAAAACGTCATCAAAGAATTCCCACCATCTAGATCCGTGCTGACTTTTTGATTGAGAATGAATTAGTGACTTTTTTATTCTCTATTTCTTTTACAAGGCAGAATATTTAACGTGCCCATCTCATAATATGAGTATATATCATTTGCACAACAAAATTCAAACACAATAtgctttattaattattttttacatcacttttttTTCGGTATAACGATTCAGTCTTGCGTATAACACGTATATACGCAAATCCTTACACAGAAAGAGCAGACCACTCCTATCTAGGAATGTGTGAAAGACTACACCAAAAATCTAAAGCGCAAGAATCATTTTACTGTTTCagcatttttttaaaaagaaaactacttATTCAACATGAGATTCCCTTAAGGTTGTTCTTGACATTTTCTACTGCAGTAGTTATACCTTACAGCCTTAAAACATGGGATCCAGATTACCTGCATTCACTTTTCAGCACATTCACGCATCAAACAATAACCGTTTGACTTGGATCAGATGACTCATATTTTATCTAAACCAAGTTTTGTTCGTTTGATCTTCGTCCAAGGGTTATAAATGCGACAAAGGTGTGAATGTGTGGAAAGTGGAGAAGCTAGATATGGGTTGGAGTTGTGTTTGGTGGTGTGAGGGCTGAGGCCACACGCTTACCTCTTTCTGAACGGCTATTCTCAGCAAATTTCAGACTATT
The Vigna angularis cultivar LongXiaoDou No.4 chromosome 5, ASM1680809v1, whole genome shotgun sequence genome window above contains:
- the LOC108322009 gene encoding uncharacterized protein LOC108322009, translated to MATSVSLPYFSHTHSHNVKLQLQRRRISTVSSALAETAASMAVAVTFVGAAATLIVKRSKTSEPAQIQSKACEDCGGSGICSECNGEGFVLRKRSGESSDQARVPAKNMATRFTDRLPKKWSYCTKCSSGRSCSTCGGSGKLSY